From one bacterium genomic stretch:
- a CDS encoding GyrI-like domain-containing protein, with the protein MKKRFALQSLVMIIITIPGILAAQPPEITAAPNLVPEIVTLPDMTIVGMQTLVSTKNNIISNLWMRFIPRAGEIKERAKTDAMLGISYDMQEISADPSTRESQFFYLAGAIVSDVKDLPEGMTFRKILKHKYAKFTHRGSLDKLGDTYNYMYGQWLPKSAYDVDEIAPEIEWYDNRFMPDSANSAFDIYMPITAK; encoded by the coding sequence ATGAAAAAAAGATTCGCCCTTCAGTCCCTGGTAATGATCATTATAACCATACCTGGAATTCTCGCTGCCCAGCCGCCGGAGATCACCGCGGCGCCAAACCTTGTCCCGGAGATCGTAACCCTGCCGGATATGACGATCGTCGGCATGCAAACCCTTGTCAGCACCAAGAATAATATCATATCGAACCTCTGGATGCGTTTCATCCCCCGTGCCGGTGAGATAAAAGAGCGGGCAAAGACCGATGCCATGCTCGGCATATCTTATGATATGCAGGAGATAAGCGCGGATCCGAGCACCCGCGAGAGCCAGTTCTTCTATCTGGCCGGAGCCATTGTCTCCGACGTCAAGGACCTGCCCGAAGGCATGACCTTTCGCAAGATCCTGAAGCACAAGTATGCGAAATTCACGCACCGCGGTAGTTTGGATAAACTGGGAGACACGTACAATTACATGTACGGTCAATGGCTGCCGAAGTCCGCGTACGACGTCGACGAGATCGCGCCGGAAATAGAATGGTATGACAACCGGTTCATGCCCGACAGCGCGAACTCGGCGTTCGACATATACATGCCGATTACAGCTAAATAG
- a CDS encoding T9SS type A sorting domain-containing protein produces MAKVFADDIVINYTGTAPYTIYMSSKIYDNTFRGNNNGYLDPGETANMTVTLKNIGGVAFTNLSSTISESDPYISINDNSGYYGSIPINTTKENTTDPYTLYASPSAPVGYMATIRQIVVDGSYRDTFDFPLMIGRPMPTDTGYYYAYFCHGPYTECPVYSWYAIDTTQTQYVGTPLDFGDDQTATVDLPFTFKYYGVDYTQVSICSNGWVAMGATTAIDYYNYGIPNIYGPAAMVAALWDDLYPGTVDEPACLYYYSDAANHRFVVEWFKVPHISYPTTQETFEIFLLDPAYYPTPTGDGEIIIQYKNAMKETDNTIGIENSAQTVGVQYFYEGTYHPWAVAITDTHAIKFTPKPPTLINVDEALSRDAATGNYRLTAAPNPFCKRVTIHYTISTKDQNAQLRIFDVAGRLVKQFNHLTIQPINQLVWDGSDDMGRRVPAGVYFVRLESENDQLVEKVILLK; encoded by the coding sequence TTGGCGAAGGTCTTCGCCGATGATATCGTGATCAATTATACCGGCACAGCCCCATACACGATCTACATGTCTTCCAAGATCTATGATAATACATTCCGCGGCAACAATAACGGTTATCTGGACCCGGGTGAAACCGCAAATATGACCGTTACCCTGAAAAACATCGGGGGCGTCGCTTTTACCAACCTGTCTTCCACGATCTCCGAGTCTGACCCGTACATCTCTATTAACGACAATTCAGGGTACTACGGCAGTATCCCTATCAACACGACGAAAGAGAATACGACCGATCCGTACACGCTCTATGCCAGTCCGTCCGCTCCTGTCGGGTATATGGCGACCATCCGCCAGATCGTCGTCGACGGCAGTTACCGCGATACCTTCGATTTCCCGCTCATGATCGGCCGGCCCATGCCAACAGATACAGGTTATTACTATGCTTATTTCTGTCATGGACCATATACTGAGTGCCCGGTCTATTCGTGGTATGCCATTGACACGACCCAAACCCAGTATGTGGGAACGCCGCTTGATTTTGGGGATGACCAGACCGCGACCGTGGACCTGCCGTTCACGTTCAAATATTACGGCGTGGATTACACCCAGGTTTCGATCTGCTCGAATGGCTGGGTCGCCATGGGCGCGACCACTGCCATTGATTATTACAATTATGGAATACCCAATATCTATGGTCCAGCGGCAATGGTCGCCGCGCTGTGGGACGATCTGTATCCGGGCACAGTTGACGAACCGGCTTGCCTGTACTATTACAGCGACGCTGCAAATCACCGTTTTGTCGTTGAGTGGTTCAAGGTCCCGCACATAAGTTATCCTACAACGCAGGAGACATTTGAGATCTTCCTGCTGGATCCGGCGTATTACCCCACTCCGACCGGTGACGGCGAGATAATAATCCAATATAAAAATGCGATGAAGGAAACCGACAACACAATAGGCATTGAGAATTCCGCCCAGACCGTGGGCGTGCAGTACTTTTATGAAGGCACTTACCATCCATGGGCCGTGGCGATCACCGACACGCACGCCATCAAATTCACTCCTAAACCACCAACATTGATCAATGTTGACGAGGCGTTGTCGCGTGATGCAGCTACCGGAAATTACCGGTTGACGGCCGCGCCCAATCCGTTCTGTAAACGAGTGACTATACACTATACAATAAGCACTAAAGACCAGAATGCGCAGTTACGTATCTTTGACGTAGCGGGTCGATTGGTCAAACAATTTAACCATTTGACCATTCAACCAATTAACCAACTTGTCTGGGACGGTTCAGACGACATGGGCCGCCGGGTCCCGGCAGGCGTTTATTTCGTGCGCCTTGAATCCGAGAACGATCAACTGGTGGAAAAAGTCATCCTGCTGAAATAG
- a CDS encoding DUF3089 domain-containing protein, giving the protein MPVHSVMLLACQWIFSQSGSAPDYSMAKNWAALPSMKDSADAVPRNSDLADGQDSALADVFFVHPTTFYSLWNLNADIDNQRVNAFTDRTTIKLQASVFNGSCRVYAPRYRQASLFAFLDKSNKQKALDYAYQDVKSAFIYYLKHYNQDRPIVIASHSQGTFHAARLIRDFFDPDPALAKRLVVAYLIGGPATDGSFATISPCDSAAQTGCYITWNTMLSGSDPLYANCTSVNPLTWSRTKDYAGPLRNPGSVPRTFDRVDHYLIGAQCAPNGALWIDKPPKKGYPGLKNFHLCDYSLFYIDIRENVKRRIDAWHFKNRR; this is encoded by the coding sequence ATGCCGGTTCATTCGGTTATGCTGCTCGCTTGCCAGTGGATATTCTCGCAATCCGGTTCTGCGCCTGACTACAGTATGGCGAAAAACTGGGCGGCATTGCCATCCATGAAAGACAGCGCGGACGCCGTACCCCGAAATTCGGACCTCGCAGACGGCCAGGATTCGGCTTTGGCCGATGTTTTTTTCGTGCACCCCACGACCTTTTACAGCTTGTGGAACCTCAACGCCGACATTGACAATCAACGCGTAAACGCTTTCACGGACCGGACCACGATCAAACTCCAGGCAAGCGTTTTTAACGGCTCCTGCCGCGTGTACGCGCCCCGTTATCGCCAGGCATCCCTGTTCGCGTTCCTTGACAAGAGCAACAAACAAAAAGCGTTGGATTACGCTTACCAGGACGTAAAGAGCGCTTTTATTTATTATCTAAAACACTATAACCAGGATCGGCCGATCGTGATCGCTTCGCACAGCCAGGGTACTTTCCACGCGGCGCGGCTGATACGGGATTTTTTCGATCCTGACCCGGCGCTGGCAAAGCGGCTGGTCGTTGCGTACCTTATCGGCGGTCCGGCCACTGACGGTTCTTTCGCGACGATATCACCGTGCGACTCGGCTGCGCAGACCGGCTGCTATATTACCTGGAACACGATGCTCAGCGGGAGCGATCCATTATACGCGAACTGCACGAGCGTCAATCCCCTGACCTGGTCAAGGACAAAGGATTATGCGGGGCCGCTGCGGAATCCTGGAAGCGTGCCCCGGACGTTCGACCGGGTCGACCATTATCTAATTGGCGCGCAGTGCGCCCCTAACGGCGCTCTCTGGATCGATAAACCGCCAAAAAAGGGATACCCGGGTTTAAAGAATTTCCATTTGTGCGACTACAGCCTTTTTTACATAGATATCCGCGAGAACGTGAAGCGGCGGATCGACGCGTGGCATTTTAAAAATAGAAGATAG
- a CDS encoding IS30 family transposase: MEQIYKHLSLEERETITIMRLKGFSLSAIAQQRPRLKEARIRAYVMAKLQEHWSPEIIAGRLAVDHPGLTISLEAIYQFVYDPANPQRAELIACLRRAHRRRRSKKAGRKERRTKIPNRVAIELRPAVVAERTEFGHWEGDTLISRKSRVAVQSLSERRNRLVVLTKLARKGAVEMKRAVIKRFHPLPRAARRCLTLDNGTENTRHEDITAALGTTCYFCHPYAAWERGSNEQINGLVRWYLPKGTDLGKITDAQLQWIEDRLNIRPRKCLAFKTPFEVAAQELVALQG; encoded by the coding sequence ATGGAACAAATCTATAAGCATTTGTCATTGGAAGAGCGGGAAACGATTACGATTATGCGTTTAAAGGGTTTTTCGTTGAGTGCGATTGCCCAGCAGCGACCGCGGTTAAAGGAGGCGCGGATTCGGGCGTACGTGATGGCCAAGCTCCAGGAACACTGGTCGCCGGAGATCATTGCTGGTCGGTTAGCAGTCGACCACCCGGGTTTAACCATCAGTCTGGAAGCGATTTACCAGTTCGTCTATGACCCGGCAAATCCGCAACGAGCCGAGCTTATCGCCTGCCTGCGCCGGGCGCACCGGCGGCGGCGCAGCAAGAAGGCGGGCCGGAAGGAACGGCGCACGAAGATTCCGAACCGGGTGGCGATCGAGCTGCGGCCGGCGGTTGTGGCCGAACGCACCGAATTCGGTCATTGGGAGGGCGACACGCTTATTTCTCGGAAAAGTCGGGTGGCGGTGCAGTCGTTAAGCGAACGGCGCAACCGCCTGGTCGTGCTGACGAAGCTGGCCCGCAAGGGTGCCGTGGAGATGAAACGCGCGGTCATTAAACGCTTCCATCCTCTGCCGCGGGCCGCCCGTCGGTGTTTGACCCTGGATAACGGCACGGAAAATACGCGGCACGAAGACATCACCGCGGCGCTCGGCACCACTTGCTATTTCTGCCATCCGTATGCGGCCTGGGAACGCGGTTCGAACGAACAGATAAACGGCCTGGTGCGCTGGTACTTGCCAAAAGGAACGGATCTGGGTAAGATAACAGACGCTCAACTGCAATGGATCGAGGATCGTCTAAACATCCGGCCGCGAAAATGTCTAGCCTTCAAGACACCGTTCGAGGTCGCTGCTCAAGAGCTCGTTGCACTTCAAGGTTGA
- a CDS encoding sigma-54 dependent transcriptional regulator, translated as MSQPAERVENEKTESLNPECQPSGVNRLIGISPAITVIRDTIVKLSKIDATILITGETGTGKGLVARLIHDTSQRRHGQFVAFSCGMIPMTLFESELFGHKKGAFTDACYERRGLFAEAEGGTLFLDDIQNAPLPIQAKLLQAIEDKTIRRLGESSLKRVDVRIVCATNEDLRILIKQGLFREDLFYRISVIPIHIPLLRERVTDIPILADFFLKECAIKTKRKILGFDNKAKKKMMLYSWPGNVREMQNVIERAVALSSGPRISAADVQLGGSITSRKKPFSKETLACLLNATKGNVSLTARVLGITRRTLYRYLKNYRLNYVK; from the coding sequence ATGTCGCAACCGGCTGAACGTGTGGAAAATGAAAAAACAGAATCTTTAAATCCAGAATGCCAACCATCAGGTGTCAATAGATTAATCGGCATTAGTCCGGCCATAACCGTGATCCGAGACACGATCGTAAAACTCTCAAAGATTGATGCCACTATACTGATCACCGGAGAAACGGGCACTGGTAAAGGACTGGTTGCCCGGTTAATACATGACACTAGCCAGCGCAGACATGGCCAGTTTGTCGCATTCAGCTGCGGCATGATTCCCATGACTCTTTTTGAAAGCGAGCTCTTTGGTCACAAAAAAGGGGCATTTACCGATGCTTGTTATGAAAGACGCGGATTATTTGCAGAAGCTGAGGGCGGCACTTTATTCCTGGATGACATTCAAAATGCGCCTTTACCCATACAGGCGAAACTCCTACAGGCAATCGAGGACAAAACAATAAGAAGACTTGGTGAATCAAGCCTGAAAAGAGTCGATGTGAGGATAGTCTGCGCAACCAATGAAGATTTAAGGATCCTGATCAAGCAAGGGTTATTTAGAGAAGACTTGTTTTACCGCATCAGTGTCATACCCATTCATATTCCCTTATTGCGTGAACGAGTAACTGACATTCCCATTCTTGCTGATTTTTTTCTGAAAGAATGCGCCATAAAGACAAAACGCAAGATTCTGGGGTTTGATAACAAGGCAAAAAAGAAGATGATGTTATATTCCTGGCCCGGCAATGTGAGGGAAATGCAGAATGTCATTGAGAGAGCGGTTGCCCTGTCCTCAGGTCCGCGGATTTCTGCTGCTGACGTTCAACTTGGTGGGTCAATTACCTCCCGAAAGAAACCTTTTAGCAAAGAAACATTAGCGTGTCTCCTGAACGCAACAAAAGGGAATGTTTCATTGACGGCAAGGGTTCTAGGCATTACACGCCGGACTTTATATCGGTATTTAAAAAATTACAGGCTAAATTATGTAAAATAG